The genomic interval CATGCACTTTATAAAAAAGTTTTTTACTTTGATTATGATCTGGATAGCCTCTATGCAGAACCACTTATTATGCCGCCTCGATGCGAGGCATGGTGGTGGCCTGAAATACGCGAGATTAATGCTGATGATGCGACTGCTTATGAGCAGCAATATTTTAGAATACGCGATATTGTAAACAAGCAGTCTCCCTGTATATTTGTCAGTATGTATTCTTATAAAAGGAATAGAATATATAATTATCTTGTAGGAGAGAACACAGATATTAAAGTAGTTGTTTCAATCGTACATGATCGCAAGCATGATGAAAAGATATATCTGATAGGAGGAAAAAGGTTTCATGTGTGGAGGGATCGCTTTGTCGAGTGTGCAATGGATGAGCACGATCGCCTGTACTGTGATTTTTTCCGGATTGATCCGCAAAGAGGAAGCGTTTCGCTAACGCTGGCGTATCCCTGAAACGCTGGGGTTGACTTTCTTCGCTCCGCGGGCAGCGAGCAACGTACAGGTAGATATGGGGGACGGGTTACGTTTTCAGGCACGGCCCCTCTGGTTGGTTGGGACAGGTGAAAGCAAGGCCTGAAGATCAGGTTTCTGGGATATCCTCCGACTGAAATAAATGCCGGCGTTCGGGTAGTCTGGCTGGAGGCCTATCTTCAGGGTGCTCCTCCTGCGAAGGGGGTGCCGGTTTTTTGGCGGGTCTCTGCGGCTATGCAAAGGGGGAGCAATCTGATTGGGCTCGACCGTACGAAGTGTAGCGTGACGGTGTAACTACCAGGCAAAACGGTTTTTACCAGGCTCACCGCTCCAGGGAGGGGGACAGGGGAGGGAGGAGCCTTTCCTACCACAGATGCCCCATGGGGGCCACCCCTCTGTCTCCAACAGACACCCCCTCAGGCCCTTCGGGCCAGCTCCCCCTCAAGGGGGAGCAAGATTTCTGGTTTGCAGGCCTTTGTTGGGTTTAGTGAAGCCGTCAAATTGTAGACCGACGTGTATTTTTGACTCCCCCTCCCCATTGGGGAGGGGGACAGGGGAGGGGCCTAACCAATCACCCCACGCCGATCCAAACGCCGAGTCGCTTCTGTTGGCAACGCTGGCTTTCAACAGACACCCTCTCAGTCGCTTTGCGACAGCTCCCCCTCGAGGGGGAGCAAATTTCCTGGCTTAGTAACGTAACGCTTACTCTGGTGTGATTGCCAGATTTCTGGCAAAGCTTCTTTCCTGAGTCCCCCCTCCCCATTGGGGAGGGGGACAGGGGGAGGGGACCCAACCATCGTCTCCGCACCACTTCCTCCGCCCTTCGGGTTGCCCTTCTGCGAGGGGGTGGGGTTTTTGGGGTTAGCGCTGAGGTGGTGGCTGCCAGGCCGTTATACACGGCCTCAGCCCTTTTTCTGGAGTCCTCTCGCTGAGCGCGCCGCAGGCAGGCACGGATCCGGTTACCTGCCAGTTGCCACGGGCCTTCCTTCTCAAATCCCTTCTCCTCTGGAGCAAAGTTGTCTTACACTCACTTCATGCAGGAGGGAGACATGCAAAACGCAGCAGGCCCGCCCCCTTGCGAGAGCGGACCTGCTGCGTCCCCATCCACGAGAACACGGGCCTTGCGTGTTCTGCTGCTATTATCGGCAGAAGCTGCGTCAACTTAAGAGGCCGCCCGGCAAAATTATCGGGTGGACTGGCTCTGCCGGTAGAGTTTTTCCAGTTGAGGGAGCGCGCGGCGCATCATTTCTTCGACGCTTAGGCCCCGGTTGCCCTGCACCTCGTATAGCTTGCGGCAGACCAGTTCAAGTGCGCCTTTCAGGCCATGGGCTTCGATGCTGCGGCTGGTAGCGCGACGGCGGCCCTGGGCGTCGGTCCAGTACCCCTGCACATAGGGACGGCGTATGCCCTGGCGTGTCACCTTGACGCTGAAGCCAATGCCGATCACGCCGGAGCGATTGATCGCCTCGGCAGCTTTGCGGCGCACTTCAGGTGTACGCAGACGGGCTGTGGGGTTGATGGGAGGTGGCAGCTCCTGCAGCAGTCGATCTCGGTAGGCCAGGGCTGCTTCGAAGGCTTTGGCAGGAGAACCGTATTTCTTATCGGAAAAAAATTGGGTATAGGACTGATTCTGTCGTTGAATGCGTACCTGCCAGCCGTGGGTGGCCTGTACATCAATCCGGAAGATGTTGCGCGCCTTTTTTGAAGAACCTTTGTTTGTCAAAGACATGATTCCCCCCTGTGTCTGATGAAAAAGGCGAGGCATATTCGGGGCAGGCACCGTATTTCGTGGGGGGGACCATAGTGTAATCTATATACAAACAAAATTTGTGGTATTCAACCGTTCAATCTTAAAAAGTACCCGGTAGAGAGCGCTTCCAATATTGTGCAATGGGTAGTAGTCCGGGGAATTTTGGTGTATTTTAAAGCGGCGTTTGTCTGGGAGAGATATTGCCCCGGGTGTGCTTAGTAGGGGGGATTGTGCTGGAGACGGTGGCGCAAGCATGGGGGCATTTTAAGGGGGGAGGAGGGTGTAGGTTATTGGTGTGATAATATCCGTTATTGCAATGAAACGTAGAGAACTGATTCGCTTTGGCTTATATTCGGGGCTATTGGGCTTGCTGGGCATACGCTGTACTTCGCGGATAAGAGTCACCCGGCCTGTTGCGATCGCTACCTGGGATCATGGACGGATGGCTGTCGAGAAGGCCTGGCAGGTGCTTCGTCAAGGAGGAAATGTACTGGATGCGGTGGAGGCAGGGGTGCGGGTGGTCGAAGCCGATCCGACTGTACGAACCGTTGGACTCGGAGGCTATCCGGATGCAACCGGACGCGTTACCCTGGATGCTTCCATTATGGAAGGATCTGGGCGTTGTGGTGCGGTGGCTTTTCTGGAAGGTTTTATGCATCCGGTGTCAGTGGCGCGGCGCGTCATGGAAAAGTCTCCGCACGTTTTTCTGGTGGGCGAAGGTGCTGCGGCGTTTGCCCGGGCGGAAGGGTTTGAACCTGTAGAGCTGCTGACACCAGCCTCTCGGCAGGATTGGGAACACTGGAAGGCTCGGCAGAGCAATTCGGGACCGCCACCTCCCAATATCGAAAACACCAACCGCATTGCAGGGGAATATCACGATACCGTCGCTTTGTTAATGGTAGACGCGACTGGACGTCTGGCCGGGGCCTGCTCTACCAGTGGAGCCGCGTTTAAGTGGCGGGGGCGGGTGGGGGATTCGCCCATTATTGGGGCTGGATTATTTGTAGACGATGAGATCGGGGCCGCCTGTGCTACGGGATGGGGAGAAGGGGTGATTCGTATAGCCGGCTCTCACCTCATTGTGGAATTAATGCGGCAGGGCGACGAACCAGAAGTAGCTTGTCGAAAAGCGGTGGAGCGCTTTCGGGCGAAAAGTCCGGAGGATCCACCGCTCCAGGTTGGCTTTCTGGCTCTACGTCGCGACGGTGTTGTGGGGGCCTACAGCTTGCAGCCAGGGTTTACCTATGTGGTGCAGTCTGCCGATCAGGAGATGAAGCGGATAGAGGCACCCAGCTTGCTACACCGCTGAGGGCTAACAAAAAAAGCGTCTGCGTGCATGCACGCAGACGCTTGAAAAGTTGGTATTTATTCAGTTGTGCCTTCCTTCGCGGCTTCGGGTTTCTCAGGCGATGTCGCTTCCGTCTCGGCAGCCGGGCGGGTTTCAAAAAGGAGCTCACCGGGCTTGACCGATTCGTCGTAGTGGATCACAACCAGATCGCCTTCTTTAACCTCATTACTCAGGATGGCTTCAGCCAGCGGGTCTTCCACATACTTCTGAATGGCCCGTCGGAGTGGCCGAGCCCCATACTGCGGATCGTAGCCTTTTTCAACCAGGAAATCCCGGGCTGCCTGCGTAAACTCGATCTGAATACCGAGATCGCCTGCGCGCCTGAGCAGATCGGAGACCATCAGGTCGATGATCTGGTAAACGTGCTCTTTTTCCAGGGGCTGGAAGACGATTACATCATCAATTCGGTTCAGGAATTCAGGGTTAAAGACACGCTTGAGGGCATCTTCAACCGTAGATTTCATCGCCTGGTAGTTGAAGGGCTGTTCGCTCTGCGTAAAGCCGATGCCCTTGCCCAGGTTTTTAATCTCCCGTGCCCCGATGTTTGAGGTCATGATGATGATAGTGTTGCGGAAGTCGACGCGGCGGCCCAGGCCGTCGGTCAGGATGCCGTCGTCCAGTACCTGGAGCAGGATGTTGAACACATCTGGATGCGCCTTTTCGATTTCGTCGAGCAGGACGACAGAGTAAGGCTTACGCCGCACCTTTTCGGTGAGCTGACCGCCTTCTTCGTAGCCTACGTAGCCCGGCGGTGCACCGATCAGGCGGCTGACGGAGAACTTCTCCATGTATTCGCTCATGTCGATACGAATCAGCGCATCTTCAGAGTCGAAGAGGTACTCCGTCAGCGCCTTAGCCAGCTCGGTTTTACCGACGCCGGTCGGGCCAAGGAAGATGAAGGAGCCGATGGGCCGCTTGGGATCTTTAAGGCCGGCCCGTGTGCGCCGGATCGCCCGCGCCAACTTGGAGATGGCCTCGTCCTGACCGATCACCCGGCTTTTGAGCGCCTCTTCCATCCGGAGCAGCTTTTTCTGCTCCGGCTCGGTAATCTTATCGACCGGGATGCCGGTCATCATGGCCACAACCTCGGCAATGTCCTGTGCGGTAACTTCATGGACTTCATGTTGCACGCGTTCTTCCCAGGCACGCTTGGCTACTTCCAGCTCTTCGAGCAGCTTCTTCTCCCGGTCGCGCAACCGAGCTGCCTCTTCGAAGCGCTGGCTTTTGACAACCCGGTTCTTTTCTTCCCGGACACGTTCGATCTCTTCTTCGAGCTCGACAATTTCTTTGGGTACCCGGATGTTCTTCAAGTGTACCCGGGCGCCGGCTTCATCCATGACATCAATGGCTTTGTCCGGGAGGAACCGGTCGGTGATATATCGCTCCGAGAACTTGACGCACAGTTCGATCGCCTCGTCTGTATAGCGGACATTATGATGTGCTTCGTAGCGATCCTTGATCTTTTGAAGAATTTCCATGGTCTCCTCCGGCGTGGAAGGATCGACCATGATTTTCTGGAAGCGGCGGTCCAGCGCGCCGTCTTTTTCAATGTACTGGCGATACTCGTCCAGCGTGGTGGCACCGATGCACTGAATCTCGCCACGTGCCAGTGCTGGTTTGAACATGTTGGAGGCATCCAGCGAGCCCGAAGCACCTCCGGCTCCGACGATCGTATGTAGCTCGTCGATGAAGAGAATAACATCCGGGTTTTTCTCAAGCTCGTTCATCACCGCCTTCATGCGTTCCTCGAACTGGCCACGGTACTTCGTGCCAGCTACGAGGGCGGCCAGGTCAAGGGAAACAATGCGTTTATCGTAGAGGACGCGGCTGACCTTGCGTTGTACAATGCGCATGGCCAGGCCCTCCACGATGGCGGTCTTACCTACCCCGGGATCGCCAATTAACACGGGGTTATTTTTCTTACGGCGGCTGAGCACCTGGGCAACCCGTTCAATCTCCCGCTCCCGTCCGATGACGGGATCCAGCTTCCCCTCTTCGGCCAGCTTGGTCAGGTCGCGGCCGAAGTTGTCCAGCACGGGTGTTTTGCTCTTTTCCATCTTTGTATGCGCTCTACTGTATCTGGATGAAAAGCGACTGCCGCTTTCGCTACTACTACTCCGGGCTGATGCTTTGCCACTCAGGATCGCATCCAGCTCGGCCCGCACCGCATCGTAGGTAATTGAGAATCCCTGCTGTAGAATCTGGGCGGCAATGTTTTCCTCATCACGCAGCAGACTCAGCAGCAGGTGTTCCGTGCCAATGACATCGCTCTTGTACAGCTTGGCTTCCAGGTAGGTTATTTTCAGCACCTTTTCTGCCTGCTTTGTCAGGGGCAGGTTCCCTACGACCGTGGTCGGACCGCTGGTGCTGCGCACCGCATCCTCAATGGCTTTTTTCAACTTCAACAGGTCACATCCGAGGTTGCGAAGGATCTGCACGGCAATGCCTTCGCCCTCTCGGATGATGCCGAGCAACAGGTGTTCCGTTCCGATGTAATCGTGCCCCAGCCGGATGGCCTCTTCCCGGCTGTAGGAAATAACGTCCCGAACTCTGTTGGAGAAGTTTCCTTCCATAACTACTTCATCTGGCTTTAAGACAGCCCGACGCGCCTTGCGGCACGTTGAAGGCTGCTCATATGCGACCAGCGTGCCACAGCGGATGGCCGACGCTGACCTTATGCTGTTAACCGAGGCTTCAGAGTGCTGTTCCTACAAAAAACGCGGGGTTGCTACCTCCCACCCCGCGTCTGCAGCTCACTCGTCCCGCGGTTCAGACCGCAAAACTTGAGCCGCAGCCGCAGGTCTGGGTAGCATTGGGATTGTTGAAAACAAACCCCCGAGCGTTCAGCCCATCGTGATAGTCGATGGTGGTCCCCATCAAATATAGGCCGTGGCGACGATCCATGTAAATGGGAATACCCTCGACTTCAAATTCCAGGTCGTATTCGCGTTTGCGATCAAAACCGAGCAAATAGCTCATGCCTGAGCATCCTCCTCCGCGCACGCCCACACGCAGCGCATATCCTTCCGGAATCTGCTTAGTCTGCATGATTTTTCGGATTTCCTGAGCGGCGCGGGGTGTAAGCCGAATAGGACACTGCAATGTCGCGTTGCCCATGGTGATTGTCAACTGTCGCGTCCTTAGATGCCTGTTGAGAACGTACCGTGAGCACGGCTGTTCCACGGTTACCAGAGTCGCCGCGCCAGTACCACCGAGGCCTTTTGCGTCAACAGACGGCCGCCGCGGCCATCCATGGCTTCAAGAAGAACGACGTAAATGCCGATGGGGAGTGTGCGGTTGGCGTCGTCGCGGCCATCCCAGAGCAGCATGCCCTGCGTAGCGCTGTTGACAGGTCCCAGTGTGCGAACGAGTCGTCCCTGATGGTCAAAGATGCGCGCGCGGACCAGGGCGGCCGCCGGAAGTTTAAAGCGTAGGATGGCGACATCATCGATGCCATCACCATCTGGTGAAAACGGGGAGGGCATAATCTCCAGGCTGACCTCTCCGGGAAAAGAAGGCGGGATCTCCAGGCGGGCCGCATTGGGACGCCCCGGCGTCCCACCGGAAGGATCCGGACTGCTGGTCCAGTTGGCTGGATCGTTCGATGGTCCGTCTGGTAGTAAGCGCTCCAGCGCTAAGCCCGTTGTTGCTCGAACGCCCGGCAGGTGCCAGTAGGGGCGATAGTGTACCGAATCGATGGTCAGCGATCTATATTGGAGATGGATGAGGTCGCCGTCGTTGCGCAGTCCAAGCGCGTTACCTGGCACAGGAATCCAGATGGTGCCCGGATGACGGATGGTTCCTGGAAAAGCTGCTTCCAGAAAGGTCAGAGGATCTTCTCCGGTGGGGACATTGAAGATGAGCGCCAGACTGTCCGGAGCCAGCGCCTGCCATTGAATGGGCAGGTAGACCGTATCGGCTCGTCCTTTTTCGTCTGGAAGATCGGTCCAGAAGAGTCCTTCAAGATTAAGATGATACGTGGACCGGTTGATTAGTTCGATGTATTCGGGCTGGTCGGGACGATCATCGTAGGGATCGGCCAGTGGTGCATAGAGAATTTCGTTAATGCGCAGCGTATGGGGGGCAGGCGGGTAGGCCAGGGGGCGTATGGCTACATCCAGCCGGTTGCCCTTCAAATCGCGCAGGTTACGAACGATCAGCTTTCGCTGCTGAAGAGGCTGCGCAAAGCGTAGCACAACCTGCCGCTGCTGGGAGATCCAGGTGGCCGTTTGCGGATAGGTGCCGTCCTCCAGGGAAAATGCTTCAGGTTGGACCGAGGTGACATCGAGCATTTCGTCAAAGAAGGCCACAACGGTTATGCTGTCGCGAACAGCCACAAAGCGAAGGCCAGGTGGGCTCTGGTCGGGTGCGTATCGGCTATTCTGACGGCCCGGAGTGGCTCCCTGCGGAGCCGTGCTGACGGCCCAGTTATCAGTGAGCCAGGTCGGTAGATCAGGATCGCGGCGCTCCAGGGAGCGACCGGGCTCACCCCTGGAGGCTTCGTACCAGAGCGAATCGAGTAGCAGACCGTCGCTTCGTTTCAGCACGACAGCATCTGCATCATTGTTGAGCGGAAGCCAGCGTTCGGGTTGGAGGCGTACGGAAACAGGACCGAAGTGGGCCCGCAGGGCGGCGGTATCTGCAGTCAGCACGACGTAGGCGCCGGGGGCAATCAGAAAAGGGCGCGCTGCCAAGGGTTGAGGCTGGCTACGGGCATCCTGCCAGTATACCTGCTGCAAATCCAGGGCATATGCCGCCCGATTGTACAGCTCCACAAACTCAGGGGCCGGTTGTGTTGGGGCATAGAGCACCTCGTTGAGGATCAGATCGCCCGGCATGGCTGGCTCGGGATCACCCGGGAATAGAAACGAACGTTGCACAGGAGGGATGGCATTGCCGGCCGTATCGGTTACAGCTTCGATGTGCAAG from Rhodothermus sp. carries:
- a CDS encoding lamin tail domain-containing protein, translated to MHRLLWIFLIPLPLQAQLFETFNDGNFTDNPPWYGTHQYWTIDTLNGNPVLRSNGPSRPDTLFLVTPSTTSWGLWQATIHYEQVNLSNFNGIRIYLMADTADLKAPVHGYFLQLGTNNSDEVRLYRQDGDPATRRVLLGRSVPLLTEPTQTLTLKVLRTETGRWSIFLEGRLLFETTDATYWHSRYFGLWVKHTTTTGRSYAFDDLLVAGAANRPDYTPPQVTSVAYRQQRRAFIVAFSEPIDTLQATPDAFYIAASAFTGSPDRLQWESSGQIARLHYARVPPSGTYQLQIAGLHDLAGNVLRDTVVTFTVTTDTLPPRLIDLYPINSRQLGVAFDEPVTGCDPTAYRLLDGPTVLQILDCPSLPRTRFILLLAGAMVAQTTYRLHIEAVTDTAGNAIPPVQRSFLFPGDPEPAMPGDLILNEVLYAPTQPAPEFVELYNRAAYALDLQQVYWQDARSQPQPLAARPFLIAPGAYVVLTADTAALRAHFGPVSVRLQPERWLPLNNDADAVVLKRSDGLLLDSLWYEASRGEPGRSLERRDPDLPTWLTDNWAVSTAPQGATPGRQNSRYAPDQSPPGLRFVAVRDSITVVAFFDEMLDVTSVQPEAFSLEDGTYPQTATWISQQRQVVLRFAQPLQQRKLIVRNLRDLKGNRLDVAIRPLAYPPAPHTLRINEILYAPLADPYDDRPDQPEYIELINRSTYHLNLEGLFWTDLPDEKGRADTVYLPIQWQALAPDSLALIFNVPTGEDPLTFLEAAFPGTIRHPGTIWIPVPGNALGLRNDGDLIHLQYRSLTIDSVHYRPYWHLPGVRATTGLALERLLPDGPSNDPANWTSSPDPSGGTPGRPNAARLEIPPSFPGEVSLEIMPSPFSPDGDGIDDVAILRFKLPAAALVRARIFDHQGRLVRTLGPVNSATQGMLLWDGRDDANRTLPIGIYVVLLEAMDGRGGRLLTQKASVVLARRLW
- a CDS encoding ATP-dependent Clp protease ATP-binding subunit, translated to MEGNFSNRVRDVISYSREEAIRLGHDYIGTEHLLLGIIREGEGIAVQILRNLGCDLLKLKKAIEDAVRSTSGPTTVVGNLPLTKQAEKVLKITYLEAKLYKSDVIGTEHLLLSLLRDEENIAAQILQQGFSITYDAVRAELDAILSGKASARSSSSESGSRFSSRYSRAHTKMEKSKTPVLDNFGRDLTKLAEEGKLDPVIGREREIERVAQVLSRRKKNNPVLIGDPGVGKTAIVEGLAMRIVQRKVSRVLYDKRIVSLDLAALVAGTKYRGQFEERMKAVMNELEKNPDVILFIDELHTIVGAGGASGSLDASNMFKPALARGEIQCIGATTLDEYRQYIEKDGALDRRFQKIMVDPSTPEETMEILQKIKDRYEAHHNVRYTDEAIELCVKFSERYITDRFLPDKAIDVMDEAGARVHLKNIRVPKEIVELEEEIERVREEKNRVVKSQRFEEAARLRDREKKLLEELEVAKRAWEERVQHEVHEVTAQDIAEVVAMMTGIPVDKITEPEQKKLLRMEEALKSRVIGQDEAISKLARAIRRTRAGLKDPKRPIGSFIFLGPTGVGKTELAKALTEYLFDSEDALIRIDMSEYMEKFSVSRLIGAPPGYVGYEEGGQLTEKVRRKPYSVVLLDEIEKAHPDVFNILLQVLDDGILTDGLGRRVDFRNTIIIMTSNIGAREIKNLGKGIGFTQSEQPFNYQAMKSTVEDALKRVFNPEFLNRIDDVIVFQPLEKEHVYQIIDLMVSDLLRRAGDLGIQIEFTQAARDFLVEKGYDPQYGARPLRRAIQKYVEDPLAEAILSNEVKEGDLVVIHYDESVKPGELLFETRPAAETEATSPEKPEAAKEGTTE
- a CDS encoding iron-sulfur cluster assembly accessory protein, with translation MGNATLQCPIRLTPRAAQEIRKIMQTKQIPEGYALRVGVRGGGCSGMSYLLGFDRKREYDLEFEVEGIPIYMDRRHGLYLMGTTIDYHDGLNARGFVFNNPNATQTCGCGSSFAV
- a CDS encoding AP2 domain-containing protein, producing MSLTNKGSSKKARNIFRIDVQATHGWQVRIQRQNQSYTQFFSDKKYGSPAKAFEAALAYRDRLLQELPPPINPTARLRTPEVRRKAAEAINRSGVIGIGFSVKVTRQGIRRPYVQGYWTDAQGRRRATSRSIEAHGLKGALELVCRKLYEVQGNRGLSVEEMMRRALPQLEKLYRQSQSTR
- a CDS encoding 6-bladed beta-propeller yields the protein KVFDHQGHFIKTLGDRGEGPGEYQFAAQIFKCHDMIGVYDAMLKKFIFYRNLEYAYNFSFYAAGTLFDDPICHDKYLYISIRGFTPEWPYHLLKIDTTGNVLKAALNMVDKYHAYFYTGLFYIHLLKLEKKIALAHALYKKVFYFDYDLDSLYAEPLIMPPRCEAWWWPEIREINADDATAYEQQYFRIRDIVNKQSPCIFVSMYSYKRNRIYNYLVGENTDIKVVVSIVHDRKHDEKIYLIGGKRFHVWRDRFVECAMDEHDRLYCDFFRIDPQRGSVSLTLAYP
- a CDS encoding N(4)-(beta-N-acetylglucosaminyl)-L-asparaginase — encoded protein: MAVEKAWQVLRQGGNVLDAVEAGVRVVEADPTVRTVGLGGYPDATGRVTLDASIMEGSGRCGAVAFLEGFMHPVSVARRVMEKSPHVFLVGEGAAAFARAEGFEPVELLTPASRQDWEHWKARQSNSGPPPPNIENTNRIAGEYHDTVALLMVDATGRLAGACSTSGAAFKWRGRVGDSPIIGAGLFVDDEIGAACATGWGEGVIRIAGSHLIVELMRQGDEPEVACRKAVERFRAKSPEDPPLQVGFLALRRDGVVGAYSLQPGFTYVVQSADQEMKRIEAPSLLHR